Genomic DNA from Hordeum vulgare subsp. vulgare chromosome 2H, MorexV3_pseudomolecules_assembly, whole genome shotgun sequence:
CCTCGTCGAAGAAGATGATGGCCGGCGCGTTCTCCCGGGCGGCCTGGAACACCTCGCGCACCATCCTGGGCCCCTCGCCCGAGTGCGTGTTCACGAACTCCGAGCCGCTCACGCGGATGAATGCCGCCGAGGTGTGATGCGCGACGGCTTTGGCCAGCATGGTCTTGCCGGTGCCCGGGGGGCCGTGCAGGAGCACGCCGCGCGGCGCATCAAGGCCGGCGCGGGCGAACAGCTCCGGGTGCGTCAGCGGAAGCTCGACGGCCTCGAGGAGCTCCCGCTTCTGCTCGTCGCACCCGACCACGTCCGCGTAGGTGACGCTCGGCCTCTCGGTGGCCTTGACGAGGGGCACAGTCCAGCCGGAGTCCGCCGGCAGCACTTGGACGACCGCGAGGGTCGACCTGGACAGGGCGACGTTCGCCGATGGCTTGAGGAGCGCGCGGTCCACGTCGCCGAGGACGGGCACGCAGAAGGCGAAGGGCCTGACGCTAGTGGTCACGACGGCGTGGCGCCCCTCGTCAAGCACCTCGACGACGCGGCCGACGATGAGGGCGCCGCCGCACTTGGTCTCGTAGTGGGAATCGTGCACTGCCTCCATGAGGCGAACCACGGACAGCAGGTTGGCGATCTCGACCCGTAGGTCCTCCTCCTCGCACTCCAGCATGGAGAGCTCCTTGTCCAGGGCCATGAACTGCCTGAACAGGTCCGCGTTCTCGCCCACCTCGCCGGGCATCAACGATCGCGAAGGCAACGGCAGTTCCGCCGAATCACCACGGCCAACGTCGCCGGGGCAGAGATAGTGGTCCTGCTGCACGGCGAGGTCCGACGGTGGCAGCTGAAGCGATTTGGCTGACGCGGCCATCGCCGTACGTACTATGCGATGGGTCTGTGGAAATAAAATCTGCACGTCGCTGGCTTACACGGTGGATGGAAATAAGAAGACCCTGCGTCAGTCCGAGATGGCATGCTCCTTCTACTCCGACCGAGTCGGCACCTACTTAAGTCCAGTCCGAAGCTAACAAGAACTTGAATTCAGTTATTTTTCAGATTTTGGGTTACTCCGACTGGGCACCCCCCTTAGCTAATTTCCATCAGGGGAACAGACAATTCTCTATCGTCAAACCTTCATACCATCCGAGAGATTGATCCAGGGTAGTCCAAGTCCAGACGGAGAATTTGCCAGTAATGGGGAACTTCTACTCTTACTGCTGGGCAGAGCGCTCGCCGGTACGCGTGACGTCGTCGGTGTGCACGACGGAGGCCACCTGAGGGGCGCACGAGTTCGTCGTCAAGAACTACGCGCTGCTCGAGGGCATGGGCGCCGACGAGTGCGTCAGCTCCACCATCTTCAACGTCAGCGGCTACGACTGGAGCATCGAATTCTGCCCCGACGGAGACCGCCGGTCGCCTGGCAACGTGTCGACCTTTTTGCGTCCCCTCGAgtgcccggcggcggcggcgaacaCCGGCGTCAAGGTGTGGTACCGCTTAAGCCTGCGTTAACAAAGGTGGCAAGGTAGACGccgttcttttttttttttttttttttttttaaaggaaCGCATGCATTCCATTAGGACACGGCTAGATCGCCGGCCACAAGACAAGATACATCAACTGGGACCCTGACAACCACAAAGATTGGTTGTTCTGGTCCATTCCCTTACCCAACGCAGCTAAAACATGAGCAGGCTTGTTACATTGCCTCGGGCAGAATTCAACTTTGTAGTCAATAAACTCCATGGCCAGTTGATACTTGATATCAAGAAAAAGTTGTCCCAGGCGAGAATGGTCCAAGCCTGAACATTCAAGAGCACTCTTTAGAACTTGGCTGTCAGTAGAGATAATCACCCGGCCAATACCCATTTGGTCAGCTATACGAAGACCGTTCTGTAATGCCATGGTTTCTGCATGTAGAGCATCAGACAAATGTTGTGCACTTCCAGCGGCAGCAAAAACGATTTCTCCCATATAATCACGCGCAATGGCACCCCAGCCACCAGAGTGAGACTGTTCCATGAACGCACCGTCAGTGTTCAGCTTGACAAAATTTTCTGAAGGTGGGATCCAGCGCCTGGCAGTACACACCTTCTGGACAGGTTTCGGTTTATAAAATTGAACCCATTCATTTATGTGTCGGGTGACAAGGAATTGAAACTCTCCATCAGCTAACCTTTTCTGATTATGGTTTTCCTTGTTCCTCTCCGACCACCAACACCACAATAAAGCTACAGTTTTCATCTTCTGATCATAGGGCAACTGCATAATCCTCTGGAGTACTCGGAGAGGTCCATGGCAAGACATCAGTTCATCTCTGACATTATCAAGCTGCATAATTGTCCATAGTTTTTTCACACCTTTGCACCGGAAGAAAAGATGGCCCCCATCTTCAAACTGACGTTTGCAGACCACACAGGCAGTGTCCAATTCAACTCCTCTTCTCTGAATATTTGTATTCAACGGATGGCTATTGTGACCAAATCTCCATAGAAAATGATGTACTTTCGGTGGACAATGCAGCCGCCAAACATTTTTCCAAGTTTCATTAGCCCAGCTATTGCCATCCGAGGCCATGCCCACCACTCTAGTCAGCTTCAACGCATCATTGATCATCCGAACCCGATAGGCTGATCGGACAGAGAAAAGTCCCTTTGAATCATAGTGCCAGGCAACAAAATCTTCCGCATCTTGGCATATAGGGATAGTTAGGATAACAGCAGCATCTTCTGGCCAGAAAATCTGGTGTATAAGAGTAGTGTTCCATTGCGATGTCACCGGATCAATAAGATCGCTCACTGTAGTAATATCCTGGCCATTAGTAGGAGTTTGTGGCCGTCTTGTAATCCCTCTAGGGATCCATGGATCATCCCACACATGTATCTTTGTGCCATCGCCAACTCGTCAGATCATACCTTCCTTCAAAAGTTGGATTCCTTGCAGGATACTTCTCCAAACATAGCTCATGCCTCTGATCGGTTGAGCGTGTAACACATCCCCATGTGGGAAATATAGCGCACGCAGTACCCTAGCACACAAGGAGTCTGGAGTTTGGATGATCCGCCATCCCTGTTTGGCTAGCATAGCCATATTAAAGGCATGCAAATCTCGAAAACCAAGCCCACCATCCTCTTTGTGTTTCATCATTTTGTCCCAAGAGACCCAATGCATTGCCCTGTCCCTATCATTTTGAGACCACCAGTACTTACAGATGAGTTGGCTAATACTATCACACAGGCTTTTGGTGAGATCAAAACACGCCATTGCGTAGGTGGGTATTGCCTGTGCCACTGCCTTAATAAGAATATCTTTTCCAGCATAGGATAAACATTTCTCCTTCCAGCCTTGTATTCTTTTCCAAATTCTATCTTTCAAATATTCGAAGCACTGTAGCTTGTTACGGCCAATGTATGTGGGAAGACCAAGATATTTTCCTCCATGCGCCTCTGAATTCAGCCCAAGAATAGTCAACACCTCTTGTTTTGTTGTATTCTTAGTATTCTTACTAAACAGGATTGAGGACTTCTCCTTGTTAATAACTTGGCCCGAACATGCTTCATAGGATTGTAAAATGGAGTTGATCATATTGGCAGTTTGGGCATTCGCCTCAAGAAGGAGGAGTGAATCATCGGCAAAAAGAAGATGGGTCACCGATGGAGCTGAGCTAGCcaatcttatacctttgatatcaccACGGTTCTTCCGCACAGAGGAGAAATAAGTAAGGCGAGATGGGGTCTCCTTGTCTGAGGCCACGACCCGGTACCACTTCATCTGTAAGTTGGCCATTGACTCTAAACTTGTACCGAACAGTTTGTACACATTTCATAATAAGTTGTACAAAAGTCTCACTGAAACCCATCCTTCTCATCACACCCTGTAAGAAAGGCCATTCCACCCTATCATATGCCTTGCTCATATCCAATTTGAGAGCCATAAACCCCACCTTTCCCGATCGTTTCCTCTTTAAGAAGTGTGACATCTCATACGCCAAAATGGTGTTATCTGAAATTAACCTTCCTGGAACAAATGCACTTTGATTAGGGGAGATGATCTCTCCTAAAATACACTTCAGACGGTTGGCAAGAACCTTGGACACGAGTTTGTAGACAACATTGCATAGGCTTATAGGGCGCAAATCTTTAAGACGGTTCGGATTCTGCACCTTCGGGATGAGTACAACCACAGTTCCATTCCATCCCTCTGGTATACTGCCGCCTCGCAATACCTCTAAAACCTCATGTACCACTCTCTCCCCCACCGTAGGCCAGAACTTCTTATAGAACACCGCCGGCATACCATCACTTCCAGGAGCTTTTAAATCCCCAATGCTGTCAAGAGCATTCCAAATTTCCTCCACCGTAAATTCAGCATCGAGTATCTCATTCATTTGTGGGCTCACACATGGATTTATGTGCTGAGTAACCTCTTCAATATTAGTACCTATCACGGGAGTAAACAGAGAAGAAAAGTAGTTAGATACGAGGGCCTTCAAACCCTCCTCCCCTTCCACCTCCACTCCATCCTCCCCCTTCAATTTTTTTATAGTACTTTTCCTCTTCCTTTCAGTAGCATAAGCATGAAAATACGATGTGTTACGGTCCCCCTTCTCCAACAAATTTGATGTGCTCTTTGCCTCCAGAAAAGATCATGTTGCTCCTCTAAATGTTCAAACTTGAAACGTAGAACCTGCTCACGATCTATATTTTGTTGTGTTAAACCTTGGTTTCTACACACCTCCAAATCATTTTTCGGGTTTTTGATTCGCTTCTTTAAATCTCCCACCACTTCTCTATCCCAGTCATGCAGTTCACGTGACACAGATTTCAGCAGACCCATCACCTTGGTCTCACCACGGTTACAAGCATTCTCCCAAGCACTATTTACCACTGTTTCACACTCATCCTCTAGTAGCCATTTTGCTTCGAATCTTCTATTCTCAGTGAAGTTTCCATGTCGCCTCCTATTAACAGTACCATGCACATAAACCACCACAGGTCGATGATCGGAATGGCCCGGATCACCATTAACAATTTTATAACCAGGGAAACGGCTCCTCCATGAAGGATTTGCCACAGCACGGTCCAAACGCTCATGGATATAACCATCAACACGGAAATTATTATTACGCCACGTGAAAACGTCACCCTCAAAACCAAGGTCATTGAGGTTACAGAAATTTAAAGCATCACGGAAGGCATCTAAACATCTTTGTGGTCTTGGAACACCACCTTGTTTCTCATGATTGTAGAGTATCTCGTTGAAGTCCCCAACACACAACCATGGAAGATGTTCTTGGAGATGTAGTGTACGCAGCAGCTTCCAAGTATTCCCCCGGTGTTCAGACCGTGGTTCACCATAGATCCCAGTCAATCTCCATTTGAAACCATCCTTCTCCTTGATAATCACATCAATATGCATTCTACCTTTCCACCTCAAAGTCacatcaatatctctcttccaaaACAAAGCAAGGCCTCCCCCTTGGCCCTCACCGTCTTTGACGATCATATGTGGCATTTCCAACATGTATCTAAATTTCTCCATCCTTTTCTCATCAAGCTTCGTCTCACACAAGAAAAGAATATCGGGGTCCTCCTTCTTCCGGAGATCCAGAAGACTATGAACTGCCGGCCTATTCCCCAATCCCCGGCAGTTCCGTGACACAATCTTCATTGGAATTCACCGGGCTGCACCATCAGCCCAGCGGTCATGTTTGAGTTTTCGGACTCCTCCATAGCATCACTGTTCACTTTCATCTTTTTCGCCTCCATCTCATCCACGTCTGCAACTCTATCAGCTGCTCGCTTTCTTTCCTTAGGACCGACATTTTCACCCTTCTGACTAACGGACCGGGCCCCCTTCAATTTCTTATACTTGCCCACACAATTCTtttgcttcggcccaaaagtttgaGTCGGCCGGCAATTCTTGGAGCGATATCCTGATCGCACCTAGGTCCAAGTTGCGTGGAGACACCTTCATCATCAGGTGTGATTTGGTCGTCATCTCATCAAAGAGCCCACCATGCAGATTTTGTAACATTTTTTTTTGGCAAAACTCTTCATATCGAGATCCTCGATGCAGAAGATGTACGTGTAAACATACGTGGATGCTGCCCACGGGCAAGCCCGATGGGCCTAGGCCCTAGATTTTTGTGCCGGGCCTGGGCCGGGCCGGAGATGGCCAGGTATAGTTCTTTCCACCAAAgtgatactccctctgttcttaaatatttgtttttttttaaaattcaacTACGAACTCCATATAGAGTGAAATGAATGAACTTACactttaaattatgtctatatacattcatatgtagtttgtgatgaaatctctagaaagacaaatatttaggaacggaggaagtagttatCTAAACTATAAATAAGATGGTAAGCAATAGAGGCACAAAATTTGACTTCCATGACACACTTGAAAACAGCACAGTAAACATTACACCATCTGATAAAGTGAATTTTATAATATTTAATCCGTAAACAAAACAAAACATTAGGTTCGTCAACACTAGCACATCGTGCATGTGCACGTGTTGAAATAATTGTACAATCGGGGCCACTTACATTTTTAGCACTGGTATTGCTCCAAACATTTTTCTCTTTTCAGATTCAGAGTTCCATCAAATTTTCCTGCACAACAATCGTCAATTCACCATTTGGGATCAACGAAGGACCAGTATTACTCTTGGAATTTTTATCAAGAGTGTATCTTTGATTGTATCTGCTCATGCATCCACACATTGTATCTTTTTTCACCATGctggaaataaatatataatagcATCAAAAGGTTGATCGGTGACGGCTATATATAAACATGCATCATGTATGCAAAGGATAAATAAATTACTTAATTAGTACTAAACGTATAGGTAGTAGGGATTAGGAAACAACAATATTATAATACCCTGGATGGATTGGATCTAATATGGTGGTAGGGCGTTCAACAACGAGCCtatgagacaatgtggaatcacgTCTGGCTCTAGCGTTAGGCGAATCGGCGATGTCTGTGCGTGTCCAGCACTGCGTCGCCTAGTTAGTACTGAATGCATCTTCGACCGGGGCACGCACAGCGGGTTTGCCCTTACTGGGCCGGCCAAACTTTTTTTTGTCTAAAAAAATAGAtaatttctttttattattattattatgcttATTACCCTTGTTTTCTTTTTTGGAAATCAAAACGAACAAACGTTCAATTTTTCAATCATTCTTTGAAAACACGAACGTTCTTCAAAGATGAATTTAAAAAcgcgaacatttttttaaagcacaaacattttttgaacttgagaaattttttaaaacaaagaataattttgaaaaatctTGAACCAATTTGGGAccggaacaaatttttaaagcacgaatatTTTGTGAATTTCAAAATTAAAATTTTGAAATGGAAAACAATTTGGAAAGCCCCTAAGAAATTTGGAAGCGTGAATAATTTTTTAAAgaccgaacattttttgaatcttgagaacaaattttgcaaataagaacaaattttgaaagatCTTGAACACATTTATAAACGTA
This window encodes:
- the LOC123430875 gene encoding 26S proteasome regulatory subunit 6B homolog, coding for MAASAKSLQLPPSDLAVQQDHYLCPGDVGRGDSAELPLPSRSLMPGEVGENADLFRQFMALDKELSMLECEEEDLRVEIANLLSVVRLMEAVHDSHYETKCGGALIVGRVVEVLDEGRHAVVTTSVRPFAFCVPVLGDVDRALLKPSANVALSRSTLAVVQVLPADSGWTVPLVKATERPSVTYADVVGCDEQKRELLEAVELPLTHPELFARAGLDAPRGVLLHGPPGTGKTMLAKAVAHHTSAAFIRVSGSEFVNTHSGEGPRMVREVFQAARENAPAIIFFDEVDAIAAARTDSDDASAADREVYRVLLELLAQMDGFDQCPDVRVIMATNRPEALDSALLRPGRVDRRVEFPLPGRAQKRRLFQACTAKMSLDGGVDLEDLVARHEEMSAADIDAVCREAGMRAVRDRRCVVTREDFEEGYHAVAKHIDRGADQFAFYSL